Within Desulfobacter sp., the genomic segment ATGGCCGGCCTGCTCACCCCGGAATTCACGGCAGGAGAAATTGTCAAAGCCATTGAACGGAAAACCTATTTTGCCATCCCCGGACGGCTGACCCGGTTCCTCTATTTTCTCCACAGGATCACCAACGGGGCAATCAGCCGGATGGTCTCGGACATCCTGATCCGCCGGGCCTCGGGAGAAATACAATGACGGCGCCATCCAATAGCCGCCGGGTGATCATCCGGCAATGCGATGAATACGACAGTCAAAAACTGCAAGCCATCATCAGGGAAGGCATGGAAGAACTGGGCCTGCGCCCCAGGGGCCGCATCCTGATCAAACCCAATATTGTCACGGCCAACAAGGGGTATATCCACCACAGTTACACCGCCCCGCCCATGATCGAAGCCATGGTCCGGACCTTGAGGGAGGCATCAGACCGTCACCAGGCCGGTCATCCGGGGCCTGGGCCGGAGCAAAACCGGATCACCATCGGGGAGTCCGGAGGCATCGGCATGCCCTCCCGCCTCTTTTTTGCCGAGTCCGGCATCCAGCAGCTTGCCCGCCGGTTAAAGGTGCCCCTGGTGGACTTCAACGAAGAGGAGACAAAAAAAGTCGCGCTGGAAAAGGGGAGATGCCACAAGACCATGGAAGTGGCCAAATCCCTCTATGAGGCGGATTTCAAAATCTGGATGCCCAAACTCAAATTCCACATTGTCACGGAAATCACCAATGCCCTCAAGCTGAACATCGGCATCCTCACCCACAGGGAACGCTTTCTCTTCCACGACGACCGGCTCCACCAAAAGATCGTGGACATGCTGGAGGTAGGCGCCCCCGACCTCATCGTTTCCGACGCCGTCACCATCGGCAGGGGCTTTGAATCAAGCCCCTACCCCGTCCATCTTGGGGCCGTGCTCATCTCCGACGATCCCCTGGCCTGCGACATGGTGGCGGCAAAAATCCTGGGGTATGCCCCGGAACAGGTCCGCCACCTGGTTGAAGCCCGGGACAGGGGGTACGGCAGCCTCGACTTTGAAGAAATAGAGGTTTCGGGAGATATTTCCATTGAAACCCTGAGGGAGCGGATCAAGGATGTGGACTCCCCCTTCCAGGACCTGAGCCGCCTGGACACCCCCCTGACCTTTTACGAAGGCGAGAACAAAACCTCGGGCAACCTCTGCTACGGGGGGTGCACCTGTTCCATAAAGGGGGCCCTGGGCACGGCGGAAAAACGGTCCCCGGGCACCCTGAAGGGCGCCAGAAAAGCCGCCCTGGTCATGGGCCATTACAGGGGCGACGTCATCCACCCGGAGGAGCCGGTCTTTCTCATCGGCAGCTGCGCCGGGGTGGACGGGCGGCTGGAGGCAAAAAAAATCATCCGTATCAAGGGCTGCCCCGTAAAGGTAAAGGACCTCATGTTCCTGCTGCTCATCCGGCTCAATATCAAAAGCCCGGTATTTGACCTGCGGAACCTGGGCCTGCTCCTCTACCACTCCCTGGTTTCCGCCTGGATGAAACTCACCCTGCCGTTTAGAAAGGATGCCCGAATTGATCAAGCAGACCATATAAAATAAGGAGATCCCATGCCCGTTACAGATCAGGAAGTCCAGAATCTTAAAGAGAAGGCCAGGCAGCTGCGAAAGGATATCATCGACACCACCATGGCCGCAGGCGGTGCCCACATCGGCGGGGCCCTGAGCATGGTGGAGATCATGACCCTTCTTTACTATAAATACCTCGATATCAGGCCGGAACAGCCGGACTGGGCGGACCGGGACCGGGTGGTGGTCTCCAAGGGCCATGCCGGGGTGGGCACCGCCCCGGTGCTGGCGGACAAGGGATATTTTCCCAAAGCGGACCTGGCCACTTTCAACCAGTTCAAATCCAGGTTCGGCATGCACCTGGACAGCCTTAAGGTGGACGGGGTGGATGTCTCCACCGGCTCCCTGGGCCACGGGCTTTCCATGGCCGTGGGCCTTGCCCTGGGTGCCCGGCTTCAGAATAAAAGCTGGATGACCTACTGCATCCTGGGGGACGGGGAGTGCAACGAAGGGTCGGTGTGGGAGGCGGCCATGGCGGCGGCCCATTACAAAATCACCAACCTGGTTACCTTTGTGGACCGGAACCGCCTCATGATCGACGGCCCCACCGAAGAGATCATGGGGGTGGAGCCCTTTGCGGACAAGTGGACGGCCTTCGGTTTCACGGTCAAAGAAGTGGACGGCCATGATTTCATCCAATTGGCCGAGGCCCTGGACTTTGCCCTGGACCGTAATCAGGACTCAGGAGAGGCGGGCAGGGCTCCGGTGCTCATCCTCTGCAACACCGTCAAGGGCCGCGGGGTGGATTTCATGGAAAACGAGGTGAAATGGCATTACGGCAGCATGAACTCGGAACTGGCCCGCCAGGCCAAAGAGAGCGTGGACGCCAACAGCTGATAAGGAGAAAAAGATGACCAGAGAAGTCACCGGCACCACCTGGACCGTTTATGATTCAGACACCCTGAGCCAGGCCGAAATCTACGGGCAGGTCCTCTGCGACCTGGGAGACCGCCACCCTGAAATCGTGGGGCTCTCCGCCGACCTGGCCAACTCCACCAAGATCGGGAATTTCGGCAAAAAATTTCCCCACCGGTTCTTCAACGCCGGCATTGCCGAGCAGAACCTCTTCGGCATGGCAGCGGGCCTGGCCGCTTCGGGCATGCTCCCCTTTGTCTCCACCATGGCCGCCTTCGTCACCATGCGGGCCGGGGAACAGGTCCGCACCGATATCTGCTACCAGAACCTCAACGTCAAAATCATCGCCACCCACGGGGGGACCAGCTTCGGGCCGGCGGGTTCCACCCACCACTGCACCGAAGACATCGCCATCACCCGGGCCTTTCCCAACATGACCGTCATCGTTCCCGCCGACGGGGTGGAGACCGCCAATGCGGTCAAGGCCTGCATCGACCACCCCGGCCCGGTGTACATCCGTATCGGCCGGGGGTTTGAGCCCCCCTATTACCGCGATGAAAATTACGGATTTAAAATCGGAAAAGCCGTGGAAATCGCCGGGGGCACGGATCTCACCATCATTGCCGCAGGGGTCACCGTGCTCCAGGCCGCCGAGGCCGCAAGGATACTCAAGGAGACCGACGGCCTCAGTGTCCGGGTGCTGAACATGCACACCATCAAGCCCCTGGACGAAGCCGCCGTCCTCAAAGCGGTGATGGAGACCCGGCGCATCATCACCTTTGAGGACCATAACGTCCTGGGCGGCCTGGGCTCGGCCGTGGCCGACGTCATTGCGGCCTCGGGCAAGGGCTGCGCCTTTGAAAAGGTGGGCATCCCCGACTGCTTTGCCGTTGTGGGCTATCCCGAAGATCTCTACGCCCATTACGGCCTGGACGCCAACGCCATGGTGGACAAGGTCAGGGAGATCATGGGACGGGACTTTGAAGAAGACGAAGACTGGGAAGACGAGGTATAATCCAATGGCCCCGACAAATAAAGAGATGATGGCATCACGGCTGCTGCTCCGGGCCGTACTCCCTGTGGCCAAGGTGGTATTCGAGGATGTTCCGGCAATACGCTCCTCCTTTAAAGGCATAAACGCAAGTTTCCAGATCCAGGCCCGGACTGAAGAGGGACCGGTTGGGGCAGGATTGCGGGCAACAGACGGCGAACTGGAATGGATAGAGGGGATCCTGGACAATCCGGACATCCGGATGAGCTTCTCCTCTCCTGCCGCCATGAACCGCTTTCTCACCGGCGGCATTGCCCTGCCCCGCATCAAGGGACTGCTTCGCCCCCTGCTGCTTCTCAAGTTCATCCGCCTGCTTTTAGGCCTCACCATCCTCATGCCGGACAAACGGCCCACGGCACCGGACAAGATCCGCCTCAAGGTCAAGATGGTGATTTACATGATCACCACGGCGCTGTCCCAGTACAACAAGGCCGGAGAGCCCGAGATGAAAAAATGGACCGGGATGCAGCCGGACCGGATCTACCAGCTCTCATGCGAACCCGAGGGCATTGCCGCCTACCTGCGCATAAAGGCAGGAAAATCAAAGGCCGGCCGGGGTTATTACCAACGCAAACTCCCCTTTGTCCACATGAAATTCAAAGGGGCGGAAAACGCCCTGCCCGTCTTCCTCAATGAAGTGGAATTTGTGGAGTCCGTTGCCCGGGGATACGTTGAGGTGGAGGGGTCCCCGGAATACGCGGCCAAGCTCAACGATTTCATGCAGCGCATCCAGGCCCTGGTTACCTAGAACCGGGGCACCGTCTGTTTATTTGAAAAAGAGAGAGTAGGCCTGCTTGGCTGCCTTTTCAATGGTCGCCCCGGGATCATCCACGATCTCCGAGAGGGAGTTATTATTGTAAAGGGAGACCAGGCCGTGGAGCTGCCCCCATACAATGGTCATGAAGAGGTTTGGATCATCGGGAACTCCGAACCCATCTTCCCGCAGTTCCCGGGCGCACCGGTATAGCAGGGCCACGCTCCGTTCGCTGGATTCCTTCTCTTTTCGGGCCATTTCCTCCAGAGGGGTGCCCGCATAATCGGCATACTTGGGAACGGGCATGTCGAACATGATGGCATAATAATCCGGCCGGGTCAGTCCGTAGCGGATATAGGCCTTCATCATCCGCCATATCTTCTCGGGCATATCCTGTCCCCCCTCATACCCCGCCAGCAGTTCCCGGTAGAGAATCGCCCCTGCCCTCAGGCGGATGGCGATATTGATCTCATCCTTGCTGGCGTAATAATTGTACAGATTGGCCGCCGTCATCCCCACCCGGGCCCCGATCTTGCGCATGGACAGATTCTGGAATCCCTGCTCATTGATGATGTCGGCGGCGGTTTCCAGGATCCGCTCCCGGGTCTCGGCAATCTGTGCCTGGTCCAAAGATGCTCTGGGCATGGAAGACTCCCCCTAATCCGGCAGATTTCTGTTGACCTTGCACTTGAGTTTCCCTTTGCCCAGGGAGGCGAAACAGGCCATACAGGCTTCACATTCAAGGATGTCGGCCGTTTCACCGGCCAGTATCTTTGCCCCGGCTTCCGGATCACAGATCATCTGCCGGCCGATGGCCACCATGTCCGCCCCGTCCGCCAGTGCAGCCTCCCCATCTATCCGGGAATTCAGCCGCCCCACGGCAATGACGGGCAGGCCGCATGCAGACCGGATCCCACCGGCCAATGCCGTTACGTCTCCCGTGGCCTGGTCCTTGTCATAGGCGGATGTGGTCATCAATACCCGACGGCCATCTTCCTCCTTCCAGGTGCCGCCCACGGCAAGGGAAAGGTCCAGCACATCCACACCGGCCCCGGCCAGCAGCCGTCCCGCGGCCAGCGCATCATAGGTAGGCTGCC encodes:
- a CDS encoding DUF362 domain-containing protein, with product MTAPSNSRRVIIRQCDEYDSQKLQAIIREGMEELGLRPRGRILIKPNIVTANKGYIHHSYTAPPMIEAMVRTLREASDRHQAGHPGPGPEQNRITIGESGGIGMPSRLFFAESGIQQLARRLKVPLVDFNEEETKKVALEKGRCHKTMEVAKSLYEADFKIWMPKLKFHIVTEITNALKLNIGILTHRERFLFHDDRLHQKIVDMLEVGAPDLIVSDAVTIGRGFESSPYPVHLGAVLISDDPLACDMVAAKILGYAPEQVRHLVEARDRGYGSLDFEEIEVSGDISIETLRERIKDVDSPFQDLSRLDTPLTFYEGENKTSGNLCYGGCTCSIKGALGTAEKRSPGTLKGARKAALVMGHYRGDVIHPEEPVFLIGSCAGVDGRLEAKKIIRIKGCPVKVKDLMFLLLIRLNIKSPVFDLRNLGLLLYHSLVSAWMKLTLPFRKDARIDQADHIK
- a CDS encoding transketolase family protein, which encodes MTREVTGTTWTVYDSDTLSQAEIYGQVLCDLGDRHPEIVGLSADLANSTKIGNFGKKFPHRFFNAGIAEQNLFGMAAGLAASGMLPFVSTMAAFVTMRAGEQVRTDICYQNLNVKIIATHGGTSFGPAGSTHHCTEDIAITRAFPNMTVIVPADGVETANAVKACIDHPGPVYIRIGRGFEPPYYRDENYGFKIGKAVEIAGGTDLTIIAAGVTVLQAAEAARILKETDGLSVRVLNMHTIKPLDEAAVLKAVMETRRIITFEDHNVLGGLGSAVADVIAASGKGCAFEKVGIPDCFAVVGYPEDLYAHYGLDANAMVDKVREIMGRDFEEDEDWEDEV
- a CDS encoding TetR/AcrR family transcriptional regulator, with protein sequence MPRASLDQAQIAETRERILETAADIINEQGFQNLSMRKIGARVGMTAANLYNYYASKDEINIAIRLRAGAILYRELLAGYEGGQDMPEKIWRMMKAYIRYGLTRPDYYAIMFDMPVPKYADYAGTPLEEMARKEKESSERSVALLYRCARELREDGFGVPDDPNLFMTIVWGQLHGLVSLYNNNSLSEIVDDPGATIEKAAKQAYSLFFK
- a CDS encoding transketolase; this encodes MPVTDQEVQNLKEKARQLRKDIIDTTMAAGGAHIGGALSMVEIMTLLYYKYLDIRPEQPDWADRDRVVVSKGHAGVGTAPVLADKGYFPKADLATFNQFKSRFGMHLDSLKVDGVDVSTGSLGHGLSMAVGLALGARLQNKSWMTYCILGDGECNEGSVWEAAMAAAHYKITNLVTFVDRNRLMIDGPTEEIMGVEPFADKWTAFGFTVKEVDGHDFIQLAEALDFALDRNQDSGEAGRAPVLILCNTVKGRGVDFMENEVKWHYGSMNSELARQAKESVDANS